From the Trichoplusia ni isolate ovarian cell line Hi5 chromosome 1, tn1, whole genome shotgun sequence genome, the window AGTATacttaaaacatgaaaaaaaaacgtagacattgtaaatttgatttaaatgaaatgtctGATATAAATAGATTCTGCATATTTTTGGACTAAAAGGTGCCGACTATCAAGCTGTTCATGAATACACTGCTGCGATCTGGTGCTTTAATACCGTTCAAGTCAGATCTTGCTACAACATTGAACGAATAGTTGCATATCAGGTTAAGAAACTGCTCATAAGTATCTTTCTTTCTAAAAACTCTTTAGATTTTTCTTGGGGTCTGTAACGAACCAaaagataaaaagataaaatcgCAATATTAGTGAGGTTAAGTTTTGGTTTCATATTTCAGGTGGGGGAATGGGATCGTAAAGTAAATCGATCCAGGAAACGCGACAGAGCAATCTAAGGAATAAGAATTTTGTCGCTGCAGTCGGACGCCGGACTGAAAAACTCTTTCCGTATTAGAATAAGACTCATGCATTTTATACGATGATATACTaacgtaatattaattaatttttatataatcgATCTCACTTGTCTGATATTTATATAGTTGTAGATGGtatgataaaattgaatttggCAGGGCCCACATGAGAACCTACCACCTCTTAAGGTATCTTTTTAAAGTAGAATTTTTAATGTAGACTGTAGATGACGTATTTTGcgaattattttatatacattatataaCTTACTTATACTCTGCAAGTTTTTTACACAATCTTTTGATACATCTAAAAGTAGAACAAATAGTGATGCTTAACACgctacgaaatatatttttatcccCAAATTAAAAAGGTCGCTGTGACAACACACCAACTAGATATGTACTCGTTAGACTATCGTTTgtgactttaaaatattttatacgaataaaatatcacaatgaAGTGAAAGTACCGACTTTTTTATAGGTCcaatacttaaaaacatttttggttttttaaaaaacaactatGGGTTCGGCTACTTTTTAAGGTAGCTGTCGAAATAACggacaattaaatttaaatattttatagctttttagCAATATATCTATTTGAATATCATATTTAATCTTATACGTACTTTAAAGTATTCTTAATATCTTATAaccattttaattacatatatgAAAAGTGTCTTCtgtagtaataaataaaggACTTAGAAATTATCGgcaattgtttcatttaattttgaggTCTTCGCCAATTActtaaaaagttattgaataggAATGCATCTGCATTTTGCCTCTTATTACTAATTCTTAAATGGCAAATAGTTCTGGTTTTGCTCTTCCAATGTACTGGCCTTGCGGTCTTACGTTTGGATGTGTGTATGAAGTGCTGCTGCGGCAAAGTACGGCAAAGACTTTCTATTTTCTAAGTAGgtaataagtattttctttctaaattaTTTCAAGACACAATAAATTACACCACCACCACGCAGTTTACGTGTCCTCTAtcagaacattatttattttttctctactTCCTCGATTTAGTAAGGGATGTTAATTCAGTGttaaagagtaaaataaaaacgctataataaaaaatactttatataaatCTATACAATTCAATCCCTGTCTGTGCGTAAAATTCAATCCATTAACACAATGGAAATCGACTAACAAATATAAATGAGCTCTCTCATATCAATCGTATTGAGTAGGTACGCAAGTACATGTAGGTACTAAAATATCAGACGAAAAACTCGaccaataaaatgttatcaatcACAATTTCATAAGCACCACGTGTATTCCTTATACGTAGACTTCTCCTCGCTTGGAGCTGCTGCGTTTCCTGGTGAGCTCGGGCGGGGTCCCCGTGCTGGCAGTGCTGTGCTCGCTGTCGCGGTCGGAGGGGGGCAGCTCGGTGACGGTGGCGCGCGGGGAGTGCGGGGAGCCCCCGGACCCGTCGGCCGCGCCCCTCTCCGCGCGCGGCGTGGACGGCGTCGAGTTCACCAGCGACGTCAGCTGCGACACCCCCAGTGTAACGGGCGCTGCGGCGATCATTGGCGGCATACCACCCGCGGTCAGGGCAGGCGACAACACCGCCTGAGCTAACGCTGTTGTCCCAGGCTGCCCCGCGTGCAGCGTATTGTTCACCGACCCACTATCGAGCTCTTGAATGGGCGACAAAACAAGCGCTCCGAGAACAGGCACCTCGTTCTGATATCCCTGGTGAGCCATGATGACGCCCATGTTTTGCATTCCCATGGCGATTCTGTTTTCGCGATCCATTACTTCTTTCGTCACATCGGGTGTTGGGATGCGTGGTCGGTTACGTAGAGTTATTGGTACAGCTGAGCCATTACTTTTTTGCCCGCctagaaattacaaaaaaaaaaccatttacaTTGTGCTTAAACTGCTCCCTCACGAAGGatttgaatccttgtgtcgcggaggataaacaaatattcaaaccacttggctatccgagcagtcatttaaacaaagattatttaaatgctttTCACTTGTTTGAATTTAGATTTCTGGTATAAAAAACGATAAGGGCAATGTCAGTTGAGTTTGTCATTTTGTAGATACGTCTCTTATCTACAAAATGATGATGATCGATTTTATCTAGGTACTTAGATGAGATCTTCAAAGAGCAAAAGTTCAGAAACTGCAAGTACAGTTATATGACCATTGCCACGCGGCGATTACAAGGTACTACTTTAAATGCAACCTAAGCCAGCAGCAAAAATGGCTTAATATCTGGAATTCATACATTAAGTTAAAGAAGGCGTTACTCAGTAGAagtatattttaagaacaaaatgcCAATCTTGgatattagtaaaaaattagGCAGATTTTTACCATGTCTTGAATTTTGTCTATGCTGTCCACGTCCAGACTTGCGGCCAACAAGGCGTTCGTACAGCGACATCTTGTGGTGGGGAGGGGGCGGCGCCACCGGCTGCCCGGCCTCGGGGCTCGAGTAGACCACCGAGTTGTGCCGGTTCCGACCGAATAGACCACCTGAAGAATATGCTGTAGACGCAGACCTCACTGACCCCATTCTCGATATTTGTCTTTGGAACCAATTCTTTCTTCTTTCCACTAAGGGTGTGTCGACACTTTCCTGAAACATTACAATTTGAAATGATTATAGCTACATATTTGCAGAAGTgtaaaatttggtaaatttaCCTACATAGAATCGTATAAATCTACGTTTGTACTACTGACAAATGGTTGGTCGCCAGGACTCTCTATTAATCTATTTTTCACCTTACACAAACCAGTACAGAtatagcaacagaaatacagaGCTCGATAAAATTTAAcactttaattttgataaatagttGATACAGGGACACTATTTAAACATGACATCGGAATTAATCACTAAATTAATGAATATCTCAAGAAGCtcatattacatattatttaagcaTGCTTGAACATCGggcaatttatataatataataataactgaCATTAATTCCTCAAGTTCATTCGTAAGTGGATTACTTACATAGTCTGCATACGTCTCATCGTGGCTCTTTCTGGGGGCCTGAACATTAGCGTAGACTGCGTCTTCAGCCTTCACTTTGTAATGGTCGGCGGAGCAGGGCGGCTCGTGGCGCCGGTAGTGCTCTGAAGCCACGGTGTACGGCAAGTCCTTAGGGACCACCTCCTCCCAGTACTGGTCCTTTAAAAGCTCAGGATGTTCCTCATGCATTTCGTCAACGATCATGTAGGCTGCCTGAAAGACAGATTAGAATTTTCATTATCAAGTATGCTTTTcttattagaaaatgttaaactttattttatagatcACATTGTTACGGTTTTCGAGTTCAAACATTACCactgattttcttttaattttttctttaaatcattttattatactcAAGTAATAAAGAGGGcgtataaaaaaatgctttcctTATTAAAAATGACCGGCTCCGCAAGCGCCGATCTGTCTGGCATCGCAAGTCACAAggtaagaataaaaataacacaacatgTGTCAACCTTCACTACTTGAACTTGAAGCGAACCACCTTATATCCAGTTATAACGTAACTGTTGTAACGTACCTTTATATGCCTATCTATGAGCCAATTTAGCTCTATATCGTCATCGTCCTCGCCAAAAGGATTGATAAGCACCTCCGCCACTTTCAACCAGCCAACGTAGAAGCAAAACTGAAAAACGTCGAAATATAGGATCAAAAGCTAGttccacaaaaaaatactgttcaaATCTTTACTAGTTAGTGCCTTCGTttcctattttaattaataatcctgttatttaaatagaaaacgtCAGAATTcttggataaatatttaaaacttaactatCCTTGAATATTGTGGCCTGTTTTAATATGACATCAAGCAGGCTGTAGATCTTAACTCTCATCCATCTTTATGATTGCCAAGTGGAATTTAGAGACTAATAGACATTTCGGATCTGTACTGTAAATAAACGTACCTGTAAAGCGGTAAAAAGTGGAAAATATACATCGGGTTCGTATTTGGAGGTGCTGCCTGGGGCTGGAGGCACCAGCTGTCGCCCCATCAGTGCTGCCACGAAGTACGTGTAGAGAGCCAGAGTTACCacctgaaatatattttaaaaattcataataaGCAAAAAAGAGTGATTAATGTtgaattttcgaaataaaacgATCTTCGATGAGTACTTATATTACAGATTAGGATCGCATTCATTTAACCATACCGTGTTGTAGGTTCATGTTTCGTCTTTCAGATTTAGGTTAAGGAGTAAGAGTTAAGAGGAATGAGGTGCCTACAATACTAAAGgtatttaacatttttcttgTATGCAACCatgaattgaaaacaaaaggacTAAACTCATAACACGAGagatgtttgtttaaaaatatcgacACCACTATGTACAAAGCTGCTGCGCTTGCGGCCTCGATCGCATTTTTTACATGGCCAGTGAAATAAGCGACATTAGATTTTGCGCCGTTTTATAAACATCGAATAgaagatacttttttttaatcgaaacaGACTGTAGCTATTTAATCATTCTAGAGTTAAGaagatttaaacaaatatttagaacCTAGTTTCCTGTTACAAGACCAGCGTAAAATAAACTTCGTccacaaatgaaaaataatataaaacctcACGTATAACGGTGCAGGAGCGTGAGACCTCGCTCGTATGAGCAGATAATTATGCTATGTTTTATCATCGGAACGAATTAGCTTGGACACATGGCAGATCATATCGGTCGTCACGTCTTGTTTctctaaagatatttttaacatcaatTTGCCGGCAAGTTATTCTGCATCTCACAGATAATGTTTCAAGACTTAGCCTCTTACACGATAATACTTAATGCCACATAAATGCGCTTGTGTCTACATGACTATTTACCTAATGCATCATCACCTGTGGCTCTGTAAATATAGTAGCTCAACAGTTTTCTCAGAAACTAACATTTTGcttgtattaatattaagtgCTTTTCgctatagaatattttttctattgaagATGTGACAAAGCATGAGTCCATAGcaaatgaacacaaaaataagtatTGGATTATAAAAATGTTCACGTAAAACCGTGTCTTACTAACCTGGGTATACACGAGAGGAACACACACGGTGTCGTAACCTATGAGTGCCCCCAGTCGCCGCCTGATGTCAGAAAGCTCAACGAGTAGCGTTTGGACAATATGGTCACTAGTTATCAATCCTTCTTTCCTTGCcctatttattatattcgttGCCCACACAAGGGGCATCCAATACTTCGACATGGGGCTTTTGCCATCCATTTTTTCAAAAACCTTTCTTTCACTCTCCAGCATGAGtcctaaaaaaaagaaacgtttaGTTCAACATTTGCTTTTCTTTTCACTGCTCTCTTTGtctctttctttatttttctaaatgttcATTGTTATGGTAACTTTATCAACATGTTTTCTTCGCCTTACTTACCGGAGTCGACGACATGTTGCCACGTAGGAAACCGTCGCTTTACTCTAAGGGAGACCCTTTGAAGAGTTATCACGTATGCTAGGATGGCGTATCTCACAATATTTCTTCTCATAAGTCGCCCTGTCTCGTCCTGTAACAAAGACACGGACATTATAGAAGCATAATATTTCAGTGAAAAGATCTGACGCCAGCATAGGTTTACATCGCTATGGTGAAATTTTAATGAGTTCGAAAAGTGGTTagattatttaacttattataaGCGGAACTATTGTGGAGGTCAAAGAGAACTAAGTGATATAGTTAACTATTATCAGAAAcctaaataatatgaaatcaactcattttttttatcatctttttATGTACTTAAGTATATTGTCCGAATTGAGCATAATTAATTAGCGTCACAATGAAATGGGCGAGTCAAAGCGCTGTCCAGTTTCGAATTTGACGTTAGAAAAGTGCTTAGTAgcgtaatttgaatttgaattcaTCAGCTTTTTAATGCAACGAATACTTAGAATGTACACAATTAACAAAACTAGCCCCGTTATGTTTATAATTGAGTGTTACTGTAAGTTGTAACGATGGAGTTATTACATGACTTGAACACGCATCGCTGGTCACTAAGAATTTCACGCGAGAATCACTCACGCAAATATATATTTCGTAATCAATGAACATTTTcttgtaaacaaacaatagcAATAAGAATCGGATACATTAATAGAGTGTCCGCAGGTCCTCGCCTACTGTGGCCGGGGGATCTATACGCGAATCCTGACGTCCGATTTTCTACCGCTGTGATTGTGACTGTGACTGTGATGTGTGAGGCTTTCCGCCTAGCTTAGCCTATTCAAAGAGGAGGTGACTACTACACTCCATCTCGCCGATCGTCTATACAAGAGCACAGCGTTGTTCAGTTGTACCGTAGACTAACCcaacattttttacttattctcaaaattaataataattgatcaaATCTTTTTCTGTAATTGGCAAATCAGTATCTACTCTTGATTCTCAAATAGCATAACCTAATCTCAACGTAATGAATCCTtaattcttcaaaaaaaattttttttcaatgctGCTTTTCAGATAGCTGATTGATTGCAGGGTCTGGTTAGTGTACTGTGATAGCCCTTGATAACTTCACATCGGGCAAGTATTGGAGAATGTTATTCATGGCAGTAAATGTATACATTGATAGCCTCGGAATAgagattattaaattagttttagtatATAGTATGTACAATTTATGTCTAGAGTATCTATGCGTACcccaaattttattattacatatctGTCTGCAAGTCTTGCGCTAGTTTGTAAGCAAGCCTCAAGCCTTCAAGAAGTAGGAGAGAGAAGAAGTTACTAAACCTACGATAGGTTTAGAAGAACAGTGTTCTGAAAATTTATAACGGGGTTCCGAACTATCAAgataaaatagaattttgtaTTCTATTGTTGTAAAAGTGACTGAAGCGAAATAGAAATATAGCCGTGATATTAAACAGCTTGGAATTTCCTCAGAAATTGttctattaaatacaaatacatcaAGCAAGATTGACAAGCGTGTTCAGCGACATTCTTTACGACGTACAATTAAAGAAACTCCTCTTTAGGTCGACATTTTCCatttcaatattacattacTAACCAACATACCTACAGACTGTAAGCTAAC encodes:
- the LOC113502126 gene encoding bestrophin-4 isoform X1, producing MTISYAGEVPNGSSFGCFWRILCKWRGSVYKLVWRELLAYLTLYYTINLLYRFALTEQQQRIFEKVRQYFGAQSESIPMSFVLGFYVSLVVKRWWEQYKLLPWPDTLALFISAGIPGAVSKDETGRLMRRNIVRYAILAYVITLQRVSLRVKRRFPTWQHVVDSGLMLESERKVFEKMDGKSPMSKYWMPLVWATNIINRARKEGLITSDHIVQTLLVELSDIRRRLGALIGYDTVCVPLVYTQVVTLALYTYFVAALMGRQLVPPAPGSTSKYEPDVYFPLFTALQFCFYVGWLKVAEVLINPFGEDDDDIELNWLIDRHIKAAYMIVDEMHEEHPELLKDQYWEEVVPKDLPYTVASEHYRRHEPPCSADHYKVKAEDAVYANVQAPRKSHDETYADYESVDTPLVERRKNWFQRQISRMGSVRSASTAYSSGGLFGRNRHNSVVYSSPEAGQPVAPPPPHHKMSLYERLVGRKSGRGQHRQNSRHGGQKSNGSAVPITLRNRPRIPTPDVTKEVMDRENRIAMGMQNMGVIMAHQGYQNEVPVLGALVLSPIQELDSGSVNNTLHAGQPGTTALAQAVLSPALTAGGMPPMIAAAPVTLGVSQLTSLVNSTPSTPRAERGAADGSGGSPHSPRATVTELPPSDRDSEHSTASTGTPPELTRKRSSSKRGEVYV
- the LOC113502126 gene encoding bestrophin-4 isoform X2, which produces MTISYAGEVPNGSSFGCFWRILCKWRGSVYKLVWRELLAYLTLYYTINLLYRFALTEQQQRIFEKVRQYFGAQSESIPMSFVLGFYVSLVVKRWWEQYKLLPWPDTLALFISAGIPGADETGRLMRRNIVRYAILAYVITLQRVSLRVKRRFPTWQHVVDSGLMLESERKVFEKMDGKSPMSKYWMPLVWATNIINRARKEGLITSDHIVQTLLVELSDIRRRLGALIGYDTVCVPLVYTQVVTLALYTYFVAALMGRQLVPPAPGSTSKYEPDVYFPLFTALQFCFYVGWLKVAEVLINPFGEDDDDIELNWLIDRHIKAAYMIVDEMHEEHPELLKDQYWEEVVPKDLPYTVASEHYRRHEPPCSADHYKVKAEDAVYANVQAPRKSHDETYADYESVDTPLVERRKNWFQRQISRMGSVRSASTAYSSGGLFGRNRHNSVVYSSPEAGQPVAPPPPHHKMSLYERLVGRKSGRGQHRQNSRHGGQKSNGSAVPITLRNRPRIPTPDVTKEVMDRENRIAMGMQNMGVIMAHQGYQNEVPVLGALVLSPIQELDSGSVNNTLHAGQPGTTALAQAVLSPALTAGGMPPMIAAAPVTLGVSQLTSLVNSTPSTPRAERGAADGSGGSPHSPRATVTELPPSDRDSEHSTASTGTPPELTRKRSSSKRGEVYV
- the LOC113502126 gene encoding bestrophin-2 isoform X3, whose protein sequence is MRRNIVRYAILAYVITLQRVSLRVKRRFPTWQHVVDSGLMLESERKVFEKMDGKSPMSKYWMPLVWATNIINRARKEGLITSDHIVQTLLVELSDIRRRLGALIGYDTVCVPLVYTQVVTLALYTYFVAALMGRQLVPPAPGSTSKYEPDVYFPLFTALQFCFYVGWLKVAEVLINPFGEDDDDIELNWLIDRHIKAAYMIVDEMHEEHPELLKDQYWEEVVPKDLPYTVASEHYRRHEPPCSADHYKVKAEDAVYANVQAPRKSHDETYADYESVDTPLVERRKNWFQRQISRMGSVRSASTAYSSGGLFGRNRHNSVVYSSPEAGQPVAPPPPHHKMSLYERLVGRKSGRGQHRQNSRHGGQKSNGSAVPITLRNRPRIPTPDVTKEVMDRENRIAMGMQNMGVIMAHQGYQNEVPVLGALVLSPIQELDSGSVNNTLHAGQPGTTALAQAVLSPALTAGGMPPMIAAAPVTLGVSQLTSLVNSTPSTPRAERGAADGSGGSPHSPRATVTELPPSDRDSEHSTASTGTPPELTRKRSSSKRGEVYV